In the Choloepus didactylus isolate mChoDid1 chromosome 3, mChoDid1.pri, whole genome shotgun sequence genome, ATTTAATATGAAGATCACTCACTGGCCCAATCTACGTCAgctttaaattaacttttttttttaattttaattatgcaAGATTATCAATTTACATAGCAAGAAATAACTAATATACAGTAAGCAGTTGGGGGGAAAAGGCAATAAACTGGATTCTCTTTTATTCCATCTTCTTTTACTAAAGAGAAATGGGATAAGGATTTAGACCAACATacctaaaagaaaaattgtgTTTCCACTCtaagataaattaaaatttctatCAAGTTTTACTGAAATGAAGAAAGGATAGTCCCTAATTCCAATTCTAAAAaatataattcagcactgttatgttcacaatgttgtgctaccaacactatcatcaattaccaaaactttttcatcatcccaaatagaaactctgcacattttaaaacttaattccctattccctaccccaaccctgtcccttggtaacctacattctaatTCACATTTTGAAGTCTAAAGGAAGGTTTGTTTTCAAATTAGTCACTAAAATATAAGAATGAGGCTCTCAGATCACAGAGCTTGGCTAAGATTAAGTGTGCACTCACTctgcctctctctgctcctgagAAGACGGCAGTACAGTCACCCAAGTTGGTGCTGTTTGTATGTTTGGGTAACATTTGTCGATCACTCATCACAGAAACAGTTTACAGAAAACTTGtaactgatcaaaatatttcagataattggagAATAGACAGTGCCGCAACATCCACTTGTGAGACAGGAAACCCTCCTGATCATCGAGGGCAAAACTGCATGAAGAAGCATGATATTCCCATGAATTACATGGCCCAGCAGGTTACCAAAGAAGACTTTGCCACATTTTATAATATACTATGTATGGATGAAAGCAATCtgaaagatttgaatagaaaaggtagtgaagttaaaaactgcaaagcaaaaattcaactacttgggagctatgatccacaaaaacaacttattattGAAGATCCCTATTACAGGAATGACCCCGACTTTGAGACTGTGTACCAGCAGAGTGTTAGGTGCTCcaaagcatttttggagaagCCACAGTAAAGCTACATCCATTCATTTAATGAAGCCATTCATTGCTGAAGGTCAACAATGATTAACATCTTTACAGTGATGTTCTAAGTTTTTCAGTCAATCAGTGTGCCAAAAGTGTAATGCTTCATAGCCCAAGGCTATaacttttttttcaacttttatttatttatttagttagttagtttagtttagttttcattgagattgttcacacaccatacaagtattcaaagatccaaagtatacaatcaattgcccatggtaccatcatacagctgtgcatccatcacaatttttttcaatttttagaacattttcatcactccagaaaagaaataaagacaaaaaagggaactccaatcctcccatacccctaaccaccccccgctccattactgattcatagttttggtatagtacatttgttactgttgatgaaagaatgttaaaatactactaactgtgtatatacatagtttgcaataggcatatatttttttcctatatgcctctctattattaacttctagttatagtgtcacacatttgttctagttcatgagagggatttctaatatttgtatagttaatcaaggacattgtccaccacaagattcactgttttatacattccggTCTCTTaaacttcaactttccttctggtgacatacatgactctgagcttcccctttccaccaccttcacacaccattcagcaccattagtcattctcacaacgtgctacgaTCACCTCTGTCCCTTGACAAACtattaagttcaccctagttgaacattctgctcataataagcaaccgctccccattctttagccttgttctatatcctggtaacttatatttcctgtctatgagtttacatattataatcagttcatatcactgaactattagtccttatgtgtctgtcttatttcactcaatatagtgccctcaaggtttttttATCAACCCAATtttctttaagatggttttgttcacacaccacacattccatcccaagtaaacaatcactggtttCCTAtat is a window encoding:
- the LOC119530639 gene encoding low molecular weight phosphotyrosine protein phosphatase-like, coding for MMLEKGRAKNKAVSPMLGDVEVLIPVFVTAVQSPKLVLFVCLGNICRSLITETVYRKLVTDQNISDNWRIDSAATSTCETGNPPDHRGQNCMKKHDIPMNYMAQQVTKEDFATFYNILCMDESNLKDLNRKGSEVKNCKAKIQLLGSYDPQKQLIIEDPYYRNDPDFETVYQQSVRCSKAFLEKPQ